The Klebsiella sp. RHBSTW-00484 genome includes a window with the following:
- a CDS encoding small membrane protein, with the protein MSGIAVLIVALILLVAAIYNLVSYARDRKQSSLPSKKTKR; encoded by the coding sequence ATGTCGGGAATCGCCGTTCTTATTGTGGCGTTAATTTTACTGGTCGCTGCGATTTATAATCTCGTGTCTTACGCTCGCGATCGTAAACAGTCGAGCTTACCGAGCAAAAAAACAAAACGTTAG